One Brassica napus cultivar Da-Ae chromosome C4, Da-Ae, whole genome shotgun sequence genomic region harbors:
- the LOC106429442 gene encoding putative glutamine amidotransferase GAT1_2.1 produces MENLSQVLPRVLVVSRRTVRKNKFVDFVGEYHLDLIVRYGCVPVIVPRVTGVHMLLESFKPIHGVLLCEGEDIDPSLYESEISSLSPEEIQEIRETHASDTSIDKEKDSIELALAKLCLEQNIPYLGICRGSQILNVACGGTLYLDLEKELTNKLPEERRTRHIDYDNYDEHRHVVRIVENSPLRSWFKDSLDRENMEILVNSYHHQGVKKLAQRFVPMAFASDGLIEGFYDPDTYNPEEGKFIMGLQFHPERMRSNDLDEFDYPGCPAAYQEFAKAVIAYQKKLSSSMSVPKTLVLDGEMESKRKILVRCFSLARYMYTKGATGKNPSKVSELEVGAEFLESNTALSTEQETRLKEMGSTVRNGGSYMKKLKVDEEKQRIVRNMMNKMNIEQLSELMAFYHLIGNICGELLEQRLRGNVNECFKDM; encoded by the exons ATGGAGAATCTTTCTCAAGTCCTCCCTCGTGTCCTCGTGGTCTCTAGACGCACCGTTCGTAAAAACAAATTCGTCGACTTCGTTG GTGAATATCATCTTGATCTGATAGTTCGTTATGGATGTGTACCAGTGATTGTTCCACGAGTCACTGGTGTTCACATGTTGCTCGAGAGCTTCAAGCCAATCCATGGAGTTCTTCTTTGTGAAGGAGAAGATATTGATCCTTCTCTTTATGAATCTGAAATCTCCTCTCTTTCACCGGAAGAGATTCAGGAGATTAGAGAAACACATGCGAGTGATACATCCATTGACAAAGAGAAAGATTCCATTGAGTTAGCTCTTGCTAAGCTCTGTCTCGAACAGAACATTCCTTACTTAGGAATTTGCAGAGGATCACAA ATTTTGAATGTTGCATGTGGTGGGACTCTTTATCTTGATTTAGAGAAAGAGCTTACGAATAAATTACCGGAAGAACGTAGAACGAGGCATATAGATTATGATAATTATGATGAGCATAGACATGTTGTGAGGATTGTTGAGAACAGTCCACTTCGATCTTGGTTTAAAGATTCGTTGGATAGAGAAAATATGGAGATTTTGGTTAATAGTTACCATCATCAAGGTGTCAAGAAGTTGGCACAGAGGTTTGTGCCAATGGCGTTCGCTTCTGATGGGTTGATAGAAGGTTTCTACGATCCGGATACGTATAATCCTGAAGAAGGGAAGTTTATAATGGGTTTGCAGTTTCATCCTGAAAGAATGAGATCAAATGATCTTGATGAGTTTGATTACCCTGGTTGTCCTGCTGCATATCAG gAATTTGCAAAGGCGGTGATTGCGTATCAGAAGAAGTTGAGTAGCTCAATGTCTGTTCCAAAGACGTTGGTGCTTGACGGAGAAATGGAGAGTAAGAGAAAGATACTTGTTCGATGTTTCTCACTTGCGAGGTATATGTATACTAAAGGAGCAACTGGGAAGAACCCTTCAAAAGTATCAGAGCTCGAAGTTGGCGCCGAGTTTCTTGAG TCAAACACGGCGCTAAGCACGGAGCAAGAGACGAGGCTGAAGGAGATGGGATCGACGGTGAGAAACGGAGGATCATATATGAAAAAGTTGAAAGTAGACGAGGAGAAGCAGAGGATAGTAAGGAACATGATGAACAAGATGAACATAGAGCAACTCTCAGAGCTTATGGCCTTTTATCATTTGATTGGGAATATCTGTGGAGAACTCTTGGAGCAAAGGCTTCGTGGTAATGTTAATGAATGCTTCaaggatatgtga
- the LOC106429422 gene encoding uncharacterized protein LOC106429422 produces the protein MEMDQLPKTLFKEGTETQVEKVNNTCRTSILKKVEKYVEAEYKEVLGDPLFSQVMDIYVHKLQRALRFSMQEFHAITGLKYKDDEPDLDIDNWRGDKGLRMGYLCVISGLVMAKDEKVCIPHKYIKLVIDFDKMRKYMWALHSFDALVTSITEARDKVKTQNSYVIDGFSYTLQIWLMEAIPDIGSLLGKKLKEGVTSMRCRNWKGSAKVSYEDIISIESDFASTGVVFPYISSTGNGNIIVDAGFERDDEMNDERVDLIIDMYRKKYEWSKHVWGYQETEQPYADSSEDDGSKEEEAGETSDCGMEEEIETAHVSPAKKRNNQYQDIGAESRKKRLLCQRSTDKYKDLEEGMKSYIQGMFKSSFTALGLEVRELIDDQFTKLEQTILSSQTPVGVPAYTQTHGAAPAYTQTHGAAPAYTQTHGAAPAYTQTHAAATTSTQAPGSDSTLSPTPTPASTHASAPATTSRARASRNKALVPSHTGGPATAATTRSQTKDPELSDVFGSLFDTIDFNLGTQEHLQKTMGKLTQESHVKGFDPSQQIFNRPFLNDIDDPEVRCKDSDYELVFVPEDKFSKLIEWILKPKVLQIGPSKFNAELVSRIMEPNEWLKNNDMDAMMYLFREKTSLRRWKPNRVAFMNCMFSNQIITAYDKFDGNRGELLEYGRGELPYHGSTGSVWSVDVDRLYIPICVNQIHWISMCVNLVNWTVEVFDCGGKKNNKTVEAFDVPIPRIVKAVQSSDKKKDFNVKQYAVSYVPMRALNTSGNDCGAYSLKFIECHLLGLDFSLVNDENIQEARHKIAFDLWEAANDEALQY, from the exons ATGGAGATGGATCAGTTGCCAAAAACCCTATTCAAAGAGGGAACGGAAACACAAGTTGAGAAGGTCAACAACACTTGTCGAACTTCCATACTTAAGAAGGTGGAGAAGTATGTTGAAGCAGAGTACAAGGAAGTGTTGGGTGATCCACTATTTTCTCAGGTTATGGATATTTATGTGCACAAGCTTCA GAGGGCTCTCAGATTTTCAATGCAAGAATTCCATGCGATCACTGGTCTGAAATATAAAGACGACGAGCCTGACTTGGATATTGATAACTGGAGAGGTGATAAAGG GCTGAGGATGGGGTATTTGTGTGTGATTTCTGGTCTGGTTATGGCGAAGGATGAGAAGGTGTGCATCCCACACAAGTACATCAAGCTGGTTATTGATTTCGATAAGATGAGAAAATATATGTGGGCTCTTCACTCTTTTGATGCGCTTGTGACTTCCATTACTGAAGCTAGGGATAAAGTGAAGACGCAGAACAGTTATGTCATAGATGGATTCTCTTATACACTTCAGATTTGGTTGATGGAGGCTATTCCAGACATCGGGTCTCTTTTGGGTAAGAAGCTCAAAGAAGGGGTCACTAGCATGAGATGCAGAAATTGGAAAGGATCTGCTAAGGTTTCATATGAAGATATTATTAGTATTGAGTCCGATTTTGCATCCACT ggAGTTGTGTTTCCATACATCTCTTCAACTGGAAATGGCAACATCATTGTTGATGCTGGGTTTGAGCGAGACGATGAGATGAATGACGAAAGGGTCGATCTGATCATTGACATGTACAGAAAGAAGTATGAATGGAGTAAGCATGTTTGGGGTTATCAGGAAACTGAACAACCATATGCGGACAGTTCTGAGGATGATGGTTCAAAGGAAGAAGAGGCTGGAGAAACAAGTGACTGTGGAATGGAAGAAGAAATAGAAACCGCCCATGTGTCTCCTGCAAAGAAGAGAAATAACCAGTATCAGGATATTGGAGCCGAGTCAAGGAAGAAGAGGTTACTTTGCCAAAGATCAACCGACAAATACAAAGATCTTGAAGAGGGTATGAAGTCCTATATCCAGGGTATGTTTAAGTCTTCTTTTACTGCCTTAGGGCTTGAGGTCCGCGAATTAATTGATGACCAGTTTACCAAATTAGAGCAGACGATCCTTTCATCTCAGACTCCAGTTGGTGTTCCGGCTTATACTCAGACTCATGGTGCTGCTCCGGCTTATACTCAGACTCATGGTGCGGCTCCGGCTTATACTCAGACTCATGGTGCTGCTCCGGCTTATACTCAGACTCATGCTGCTGCTACGACATCTACTCAAGCTCCTGGATCGGATTCTACTCTTTCTCCTACTCCTACTCCGGCGTCTACTCACGCTAGTGCTCCTGCTACTACTTCCCGCGCTCGAGCTTCTCGCAACAAAGCTTTGGTTCCTTCTCACACTGGTGGTCCTGCAACTGCTGCTACGACAAGGTCTCAGACAAAG GATCCAGAGTTGTCTGATGTGTTTGGCAGCTTATTTGACACTATAGATTTCAATTTAGGGACCCAAGAGCACTTACAAAAGACAATGGGCAAGCTTACACAAGAGTCGCATGTTAAGGGGTTTGATCCATCTCAACAGATCTTCAACCGACCATTCTTGAATGATATAGATGATCCAGAAGTCCGTTGCAAAGACAGCGACTATGAATTGGTTTTTGTTCCAGAAGACAAATTTTCCAAACTAATTGAATGGATCCTCAAGCCCAA AGTACTCCAGATTGGGCCATCTAAATTTAATGCAGAGTTGGTTTCGCGTATAATGGAGCCTAATGAATGGTTGAAGAACAAT GACATGGACGCCATGATGTATTTGTTTCGGGAAAAAACCTCATTGCGTCGGTGGAAGCCAAACCGAGTAGCATTTATGAACTGTATGTTCAGTAATCAGATCATCACCGCCTACGACAAGTTTGATGGGAACAGAGGTGAGCTTCTCGAGTATGGAAGAGGTGAGCTTCCATATCATGGAAGCACAGGTTCGGTTTGGAGTGTTGATGTCGATCGTCTCTACATCCCTATTTGTGTCAACCAAATCCATTGGATCTCTATGTGCGTCAATCTTGTGAACTGGACTGTTGAGGTCTTTGATTGTGGGGgtaagaagaacaacaagaCCGTGGAAGCATTTGACGTCCCCATTCCACGAATCGTCAAGGCTGTCCAGTCATCAGATAAGAAGAAAGATTTCAACGTCAAACAGTATGCTGTTTCATATGTCCCGATGCGCGCCCTAAACACGAGTGGCAATGATTGTGGTGCTTATTCGTTGAAGTTCATAGAGTGCCATCTACTTGGTTTAGATTTCTCTTTGGTGAATGACGAGAACATCCAAGAAGCCCGACACAAGATAGCGTTTGATCTTTGGGAAGCAGCAAATGATGAGGCCTTGCAGTATTGA
- the LOC106445885 gene encoding non-specific lipid-transfer protein 2 produces MNTSNPNLTNTSIKRPKNFKAKKIPLGFHDMKFTTLMLITFVIIAMSSPVPIRATRVESFGEVAQSCVVTELAPCLPAMTLTGDPTTECCDKLVEQKPCLCGYIRNPAYSMYVTSPNARKVLDFCKVPFPSC; encoded by the coding sequence ATGAATACCTCAAATCCCAATCTCACAAATACTTCGATAAAAAGACcaaaaaattttaaagcaaaaaaaattccTCTAGGTTTTCACGACATGAAGTTTACGACTCTAATGCTCATCACATTCGTGATAATCGCCATGTCGTCTCCTGTTCCAATTAGAGCAACCAGGGTTGAAAGTTTCGGAGAAGTGGCACAATCGTGTGTTGTGACAGAACTCGCCCCATGCTTACCAGCAATGACCTTGACAGGAGACCCGACTACAGAATGTTGCGACAAACTGGTAGAGCAGAAACCATGTCTTTGTGGTTATATTCGAAACCCAGCCTATAGTATGTATGTTACTTCTCCAAACGCTCGCAAAGTCTTAGATTTTTGTAAGGTCCCTTTTCCTAGTTGTTAA
- the LOC106429420 gene encoding uncharacterized protein LOC106429420, which translates to MELINTIDCPPVIIENDRQVKNFLTYVRGKASSRLCVSISHVNPNNDNIELDKEQSNASGRERGEPSSFSPGMALVVLVNRARMVKTNDVVKRGETFQNKSKLKAALEMSAMKNNFDYKVVNSDRKLWYDGVKEGPKADDIIQIMRMEHGCEISKSLVWDAREYAISLVRGIPEQSFGKNPKYLHMLKEANPGTRTFYETDVDVLVVDGTFLKSKYKGVLLVATALDGNSNLYPIAFTVVDSENDRSWDWFFRQLKVVVPDEHALAFVSDRNNSLCKGLENVYPLSQHGICIHHLLNNVVTHYRGKGVVGLIAKASKAYRVVDFQKRFEAVCNISPAIGKYLRDADVTKWARCQFQGYKYDIRTTNPAKSINSALRSPREYPVIPLLDSIREMLTRWFFERRTRSRKHTKPLTIAIEKKIDRRINKGKTFLVQPINEHRFLVRGDTIDCLVDLDRRTCSCGKYDLLKISCRHAIKAGLTVGRAPSSLTDFMFTTSNWRTAYEETINPIGVPEDIWVVPDTVRNASVLAPESRRGAGRRRKRRYETVEDKLRSSQGAQEKKRRMCSRCGEENHNRATCDRAI; encoded by the exons ATGGAGTTAATCAATACGATAGACTGTCCTCCAGTTATCATTGAGAATGATCGGCAAGTCAAGAATTTTCTTACATATGTACGTGGAAAAGCTTCTTCAAGGTTGTGTGTGTCTATTTCACATGTCAATCCAAACAACGACAACATTGAGCTTGATAAGGAGCAATCTAACGCGTCTGGCAGAGAGCGAGGTGAGCCTTCCTCATTTTCACCTGGGATGGCATTGGTAGTTCTTGTGAATCGAGCCAGGATGGTGAAGACGAAT GATGTTGTGAAGAGGGGTGAAAcgtttcaaaacaaatcaaagttGAAAGCAGCATTGGAAATGTCAGCAATGAAGAATAACTTCGATTACAAAGTTGTGAATTCAGATAGAAAACTTTG GTATGATGGTGTCAAAGAAGGTCCCAAAGCTGATGATATCATACAGATTATGAGAATGGAACATGGATGCGAGATATCTAAATCATTAGTGTGGGACGCTCGTGAGTATGCGATTAGTCTGGTTAGAGGCATTCCCGAGCAGAGTTTTggaaaaaatccgaaatacttGCACATGCTGAAAGAAGCTAATCCAGGAACACGAACCTTTTACGAAACCGATGTTGATG TTCTTGTTGTTGATGGGACATTTTTGAAGAGCAAATACAAAGGAGTATTACTCGTTGCGACGGCTTTAGATGGAAACTCCAACTTGTATCCTATTGCATTTACGGTTGTGGACTCGGAAAATGATCGTTCATGGGATTGGTTTTTCAGACAACTAAAGGTTGTTGTTCCGGACGAGCATGCTCTTGCCTTTGTGTCGGACAGAAATAACTCACTTTGTAAGGGGCTTGAGAATGTGTATCCTCTTTCTCAACATGGAATTTGTATTCACCATTTGTTAAATAATGTGGTCACACATTACAGAGGAAAAGGAGTGGTTGGATTGATTGCAAAAGCTTCTAAAGCTTATAGAGTTGTTGATTTTCAGAAGCGATTCGAAGCTGTGTGCAATATTAGTCCAGCTATTGGAAAATATTTAAGAGATGCAGATGTTACAAAGTGGGCTCGCTGTCAGTTTCAAGGATACAAGTACGACATCAGGACGACAAACCCGGCTAAGTCAATAAACTCTGCTTTGCGCTCACCAAGAGAGTATCCAGTCATTCCTTTGTTGGATAGCATCAGAGAAATGCTTACTCGTTGGTTCTTCGAACGACGCACACGAAGCAGGAAGCACACAAAACCATTAACTATTGCCATCGAGAAAAAGATAGATAGACGGATTAACAAGGGTAAAACGTTTCTTGTCCAGCCAATTAACGAGCATCGTTTTTTGGTTCGCGGAGATACAATCGACTGCCTGGTTGATTTGGACAGAAGAACCTGCTCTTGTGGGAAATACGACCTACTAAAAATCTCATGTAGACACGCAATCAAGGCTGGTTTAACAGTTGGCCGAGCCCCATCCTCACTAACGGATTTCATGTTCACGACTTCCAATTGGAGAACAGCTTATGAAGAAACTATCAATCCAATAGGTGTTCCTGAGGATATTTGGGTGGTTCCAGATACTGTTCGGAATGCCAGTGTGCTAGCTCCtgaatcaagaagaggagcaggaaggagaagaaaacgcAGGTATGAGACTGTTGAAGACAAGCTCCGTTCATCACAAGGAGCTCAAGAAAAAAAGAGGCGCATGTGCAGTCGATGTGGCGAAGAGAATCATAACAGGGCTACGTGTGACAGAGCTATTTAG
- the LOC106429421 gene encoding uncharacterized protein At4g04775-like, with protein sequence MTSSSISSARFPRISTHGMPTRCWCGEGITTFGSSTAENRYRRFYQCEIARDRKTENHLFKWVDEALIEEIRMVDAKHERVAQGITKFEERVMEKVKSEMVRVEHQMSEKLKEKVDLEIARVAQEMKHKLKIATVAMVVVGAIVGIWTSLSV encoded by the exons ATGACCAGTTCGTCAATATCTTCTGCTCGTTTTCCTCGAATCTCTACTCATGGTATGCCTACAAGATGTTGGTGTGGCGAGGGCATAACCACGTTTGGTTCATCGACGGCGGAGAATAGGTATCGACGATTCTACCAATGCGAAATCGCAAGAGAT AGAAAAACTGAGAATCATCTATTTAAATGGGTTGATGAAGCTTTGATTGAGGAGATTCGGATGGTGGATGCGAAACATGAGAGGGTTGCTCAAGGGATTACGAAGTTTGAAGAAAGGGTTATGGAAAAGGTGAAGTCTGAGATGGTTAGAGTTGAACATCAGATGTCCGAAAAGCTTAAAGAGAAGGTAGACTTGGAGATTGCTAGAGTTGCACAAGAGATGAAACATAAGCTAAAGATAGCAACTGTGGCTATGGTAGTTGTAGGAGCAATCGTAGGAATATGGACTTCTCTTAGTGTATGA